In Torulaspora globosa chromosome 1, complete sequence, a genomic segment contains:
- the RPB2 gene encoding DNA-directed RNA polymerase II subunit RPB2 (ancestral locus Anc_5.497) yields the protein MSAGDEDYYNEDPYGYEDENSPITAEDSWAVISAFFREKGLVSQQLDSFNQFVDYTLQDIISEDSTLILEQLAQHTTESDNISRKYEISFGKIYVTKPMVNESDGVTHALYPQEARLRNLTYSSGLFVDVKKRTHEAVDIPGRELKYELIAEESEDDNESGKVFIGRLPIMLRSKNCYLSDATESDLYKLKECPFDMGGYFIINGSEKVLIAQERSAGNIVQVFKKAAPSPISHVAEIRSALEKGSRFISTLQVKLYGREGSSARTIKATLPYIKQDIPIVIIFRALGIIPDGEILEHICYDVNDWQMLEMLKPCVEDGFVIQDRETALDFIGRRGTALGIKKEKRIQYARDILQKEFLPHITQLEGFESRKAFFLGYMINRLLLCALDRKDQDDRDHFGKKRLDLAGPLLAQLFKTLFRKLTKDIFRYMQRTVEEAKDFNMKLAINAKTITSGLKYALATGNWGEQKKAMSSRAGVSQVLNRYTYSSTLSHLRRTNTPIGRDGKLAKPRQLHNTHWGLVCPAETPEGQACGLVKNLSLMSCISVGTDPMPIITFLSEWGMEPLEDYVPHQSPDATRVFVNGVWHGVHRNPARLMETLRTLRRKGDINPEVSMVRDIREKELKIFTDAGRVYRPLFIVEDDEALGQKELKVRKGHIAKLMATEYQDIEGGFEDSEEYTWSSLINEGLVEYIDAEEEETILISMQPEDLEPVQETPEFDEDDDLARRIRATQHATTFTHCEIHPSMILGVAASIIPFPDHNQSPRNTYQSAMGKQAMGVFLTNYNVRMDTMANILYYPQKPLGTTRAMEYLKFRELPAGQNAIVAIACYSGYNQEDSMIMNQSSIDRGLFRSLFFRSYMDQEKKYGMSITETFEKPQRTNTLRMKHGTYDKLDDDGLIAPGVRVSGEDIIIGKTTPISPDEEELGQRTAYHSKRDASTPLRSTENGIVDQVLITTNQDGLKFVKVRVRTTKIPQIGDKFASRHGQKGTIGITYGREDMPFTAEGIVPDLIINPHAIPSRMTVAHLIECLLSKVAALSGNEGDASPFTDITVEGISKLLREHGYQSRGFEVMYNGHTGKKLMAQIFFGPTYYQRLRHMVDDKIHARARGPMQVLTRQPVEGRSRDGGLRFGEMERDCMIAHGAAAFLKERLMEASDAFRVHICGICGLMSVIAKLNHNQFECRGCDNKIDIYQIQIPYAAKLLFQELMAMNITPRLYTDRSKDF from the coding sequence ATGTCCGCTGGAGACGAAGATTACTACAACGAAGATCCCTACGGGTACGAAGATGAAAACTCGCCGATCACCGCTGAGGACTCCTGGGCAGTAATATCTGCATTCTTTCGGGAGAAAGGTTTGGTTTCGCAGCAGTTGGACTCCTTCAATCAGTTTGTGGATTACACTTTGCAGGATATCATCTCGGAAGATTCGACTTTGATCCTAGAACAGTTGGCACAGCATACTACAGAGTCTGATAACATCAGTAGAAAATATGAAATCAGTTTCGGGAAGATTTACGTGACAAAACCGATGGTTAATGAGTCTGACGGTGTCACTCACGCGTTGTATCCTCAGGAAGCACGTCTGCGTAACTTGACTTATTCGTCCGGGTTGTTCGTTGACGTTAAGAAGAGAACACACGAAGCTGTGGATATCCCTGGAAGAGAATTGAAGTATGAACTGATTGCCGAGGAATCAGAGGATGATAACGAAAGCGGCAAAGTATTTATCGGTCGTTTACCCATCATGCTGAGGTCCAAAAATTGTTACCTGAGCGACGCCACTGAATCCGACCTGTACAAGCTTAAAGAATGTCCCTTTGATATGGGTGGTTATTTCATTATCAACGGTTCTGAAAAAGTTTTAATCGCCCAAGAGCGTTCGGCAGGTAACATTGTGCAAGTTTTCAAAAAGGCGGCGCCTTCACCTATTTCACATGTCGCAGAGATCAGATCGGCGCTCGAGAAGGGCTCCAGATTCATCAGTACTTTGCAAGTTAAGCTCTACGGTCGTGAAGGAAGTTCGGCACGCACCATCAAGGCGACACTTCCGTACATCAAACAAGACATTCCCATTGTTATCATCTTTAGGGCTTTGGGCATTATACCCGATGGTGAAATTCTCGAGCACATCTGCTACGATGTCAATGATTGGCAGATGCTGGAAATGTTGAAGCCGTGTGTTGAAGATGGTTTCGTTATTCAGGATCGTGAAACTGCACTGGATTTCATTGGCCGTCGTGGTACAGCCTTAGGCATtaagaaggaaaagagAATCCAATACGCAAGAGATATATTACAGAAGGAGTTTCTACCGCATATCACTCAATTGGAAGGTTTCGAAAGTAGGAAGgccttcttcctcggttATATGATCAATCGTTTATTGCTTTGTGCATTAGATCGTAAGGATCAAGATGATCGTGACCACTTCGGTAAGAAAAGATTGGATCTGGCTGGTCCATTGTTAGCCCAACTTTTCAAGACTCTTTTCAGGAAACTGACGAAGGATATTTTCCGTTACATGCAAAGAACcgtcgaagaagctaaGGACTTCAATATGAAGTTAGCTATCAACGCAAAGACAATAACGTCGGGTTTGAAGTATGCTTTAGCAACAGGTAACTGGGGTGAACAAAAGAAGGCGATGTCTTCTAGAGCAGGTGTCTCTCAAGTGTTGAATCGTTATACTTACTCATCGACTCTTTCTCACTTAAGAAGAACAAATACCCCTATTGGTAGGGATGGGAAACTAGCAAAACCTCGTCAACTACATAATACTCACTGGGGGTTGGTCTGTCCCGCTGAGACACCGGAAGGTCAAGCTTGTGGCTTAGTCAAGAACTTATCTTTGATGTCCTGCATCTCGGTCGGTACAGATCCAATGCCAATCATCACCTTTTTAAGTGAATGGGGTATGGAGCCGTTAGAGGATTATGTTCCTCATCAATCTCCAGACGCTACCAGAGTTTTCGTGAATGGTGTTTGGCATGGTGTTCACAGAAACCCAGCAAGATTAATGGAGACTCTGCGGACCTTGAGGCGGAAAGGTGATATCAATCCAGAAGTCTCAATGGTCAGAGATATCCGtgaaaaagagctgaagatTTTTACCGATGCTGGTAGAGTGTATAGACCTCTATTCATTGTGGAGGACGATGAAGCCCTTGGTCAGAAGGAGCTAAAGGTTAGGAAGGGCCATATCGCGAAGTTAATGGCGACTGAATATCAAGATATCGAGGGTGGTTTCGAAGATTCAGAGGAATACACTTGGTCATCATTAATCAACGAAGGCTTAGTTGAGTACAttgatgctgaagaagaggagacAATCTTGATCTCTATGCAACCCGAGGATTTAGAGCCTGTTCAAGAGACTCCAGAgttcgatgaagacgacgatTTGGCTAGACGTATTAGAGCTACTCAACATGCGACGACATTCACACATTGTGAGATCCATCCTTCAATGATCCTTGGTGTTGCAGCGTCAATTATTCCTTTCCCTGATCATAATCAATCCCCACGTAATACCTATCAATCTGCTATGGGTAAGCAAGCCATGGGtgtcttcttgaccaattATAATGTTCGTATGGATACGATGGCGAACATTTTATATTATCCACAAAAGCCTCTAGGGACAACTCGTGCTATGGAATACCTGAAGTTCAGAGAATTACCGGCCGGTCAAAATGCTATTGTAGCCATCGCATGCTATTCTGGTTataatcaagaagattcCATGATCATGAACCAATCATCCATCGATCGCGGCCTCTTCAGatctctcttcttccgATCTTACATGGACcaggagaagaagtacGGTATGTCCATTACGGAGACCTTTGAGAAGCCACAACGTACCAACACCTTAAGAATGAAGCACGGTACTTATGACAAGTTGGATGACGATGGGTTAATAGCGCCCGGTGTCAGAGTGTCCGGTGaagacatcatcatcggtAAGACCACTCCTATCTCCcccgatgaagaagaattggGTCAGAGAACTGCATATCATTCGAAGCGTGATGCTTCGACACCTTTGAGAAGTACTGAAAATGGTATTGTTGATCAAGTTTTGATTACAACCAATCAAGATGGTCTTAAGTTCGTCAAAGTACGTGTCAGAACCACTAAAATTCCTCAAATTGGTGATAAGTTCGCATCGCGTCATGGTCAGAAAGGTACTATTGGTATCACTTACGGAAGGGAGGACATGCCCTTCACCGCAGAAGGCATTGTCCCTGATTTGATCATCAACCCTCACGCTATTCCTTCTCGTATGACAGTTGCGCACTTGATCGAGTGTTTGCTGAGTAAGGTCGCAGCACTGTCTGGTAATGAAGGTGATGCATCACCATTCACAGATATCACAGTGGAAGGTATATCAAAGCTTCTGCGCGAGCACGGTTACCAATCTCGTGGCTTTGAGGTCATGTATAATGGTCACACCGGTAAGAAACTAATGGCTCAAATTTTCTTCGGACCAACGTATTACCAACGTCTGAGACATATGGTCGATGACAAGATCCACGCAAGAGCTCGTGGACCAATGCAAGTCTTGACGAGACAGCCAGTGGAAGGTAGATCCAGAGACGGTGGTTTGAGATTCGGCGAAATGGAACGTGACTGTATGATAGCGCATGGTGCTgcagccttcttgaaggaaaGACTAATGGAGGCTTCAGACGCATTTAGGGTACATATCTGCGGCATTTGTGGGTTAATGAGTGTCATCGCCAAATTGAACCATAATCAGTTTGAGTGTAGGGGCTGTGACAACAAGATCGACATCTATCAAATTCAAATTCCTTACGCGGCGAAACTGCTCTTCCAGGAGCTAATGGCCATGAACATCACTCCTCGTTTGTACACTGATAGATCAAAAGATTTTTAA
- the MRP20 gene encoding mitochondrial 54S ribosomal protein uL23m (ancestral locus Anc_5.498) — MTRVIANKTSPILSRAAGLVGIRPLATVVEPKERVSDTILKWSRDAIERGDAHFKVGGTKLYFPKARVILLRPNAKHTPYQAKFIVPKSFNKLDLRDYLFHVYGLRAMNITTQLLHGKYTRATPSLPRYRAPQIKKMTIDMAEPFVWPEEPSKKDNAMWDETMTENVKLYREDAFRLGSDSFKPSKAFGGAVGPFQPVAQPFIPKQLRREMENTRHATRNKLKRYDQLSQLDKYVNL, encoded by the coding sequence ATGACGCGTGTTATTGCGAATAAGACCTCCCCCATACTGAGTCGAGCCGCTGGTCTTGTCGGAATCAGACCGCTCGCTACCGTGGTAGAGCCCAAAGAGAGGGTGAGCGATACAATCCTAAAGTGGTCCAGGGATGCCATCGAGCGCGGAGATGCTCATTTCAAAGTCGGTGGAACCAAGCTATATTTCCCCAAGGCCCGCGTGATCCTTCTAAGACCCAATGCGAAGCACACCCCGTATCAAGCCAAATTCATCGTTCccaaatccttcaacaagctgGACCTGAGAGACTACCTGTTCCATGTCTACGGCCTGCGTGCCATGAACATTACCACGCAGCTCCTCCACGGCAAATACACTAGGGCAACGCCGTCCTTGCCCAGATACAGGGCTCCgcaaatcaagaaaatgaCCATTGATATGGCCGAGCCCTTTGTCTGGCCCGAAGAACCCTCGAAGAAGGACAATGCCATGTGGGACGAGACTATGACTGAAAACGTCAAACTTTACCGAGAAGACGCCTTCCGTCTGGGCTCCGACAGTTTTAAACCCTCCAAGGCGTTCGGCGGAGCCGTCGGACCGTTCCAGCCTGTTGCCCAGCCGTTCATCCCCAAGCAACTACGTCGTGAGATGGAGAACACAAGACACGCCACTCGCAACAAACTCAAGCGCTACGACCAACTTTCTCAACTCGACAAATACGTGAACCTGTAA
- the ATG40 gene encoding Atg40p (ancestral locus Anc_5.499) produces the protein MIVSSLMYLISVIVPLLVTVETLTMVCRSSGASASAVDTLVLQLKYWCLYAILFGAVPASLSRAVLATVPLAGLALLAAATAVTAELLRDFTRFAQSQDTRFMFLFNKLSDSNVSWWQWFNYAGAYDENNTARLFVFGQFTQFCVSLANRLPVARTRLLESSFDALQQWLVAFAQVAGRHWKARMRHVADRSGSGRASCKSSSPGSSKYAEGYDLLEDFLEDTKKGQ, from the coding sequence ATGATAGTGAGCTCGCTGATGTATCTAATCTCCGTGATAGTCCCGCTGCTGGTGACCGTGGAGACTCTAACCATGGTTTGTAGGAGCAGTGGCGCTTCTGCGTCCGCGGTGGACACCCTCGTTTTGCAACTCAAGTATTGGTGTCTGTATGCGATTCTGTTCGGAGCGGTGCCGGCGAGCTTGAGCCGGGCGGTGCTCGCCACCGTGCCGCTGGCAGGGCTGGCGCTGTTGGCGGCTGCCACTGCCGTCACAGCCGAGCTGTTGCGAGACTTTACGCGGTTTGCGCAGAGTCAGGACACTCGGTTCATGTTTCTGTTCAATAAGCTTAGTGATTCGAACGTCTCTTGGTGGCAATGGTTTAACTATGCGGGCGCTTATGACGAAAACAACACCGCGCGGCTATTTGTGTTTGGGCAGTTTACGCAGTTTTGCGTGTCGTTGGCGAACAGATTGCCCGTGGCGCGGACGCGACTGCTGGAGAGCTCGTTCGATGCTTTGCAGCAGTGGTTAGTAGCGTTTGCCCAGGTTGCTGGGCGGCACTGGAAGGCCAGGATGCGACATGTCGCTGATCGTAGTGGTAGTGGTCGTGCCTCTTGTAAAAGCTCGAGTCCCGGGAGCTCTAAATACGCAGAGGGTTACGACCTGCTGGAGGATTTCCTCGAGGATACCAAGAAAGGACAGTAG
- the PDR5 gene encoding ATP-binding cassette multidrug transporter PDR5 (ancestral locus Anc_5.500): MGLPEEPQDNSSGSSDVPVYNGFDVKAQEKVRQLARTLTEQSASGSIGAGGHTADDGAVVERGDAQSLFSVRSRAGVNPVFDGESDAQYDARLDPKSDEFVSAQWIKNMSRLSHEDPDYFKPYSLDCCWRDLSASGASADVAYQSTFVNAPKKYLGQAYRAITPAKEVNRFEILKPMDGLLNPGELLVVLGRPGSGCTTLLKSISSNTHGFKISKESHVSYKGISPRDINKHFRGEVVYNAEADIHLPHLTVYQTLLTVARLKTPANRVKGVSREAWAHHMTEVAMATYGLSHTRNTKVGNDIVRGVSGGERKRVSIAEVAICGSKFQCWDNATRGLDSATALEFVRALKTQADIANTAAAVAIYQCSQDAYDLFDKVCVLDGGYQIYFGPAKDAKRYFQEMGYVCPDRQTTADFLTAVTSPAERIVNEEFIKKGIRVPQTPKEMSDYWRNSSEYRKLIAQIDAKMAENDEEERVRIKESHIASQSKRARASSPYMVSYMMQVKYLLIRNVWRIRNSSAIALFQVIGNSVMALILGSMFYQVMKGDSTATFYFRGSAMFFGLLFNAFSSLLEIFSLYEARPITEKHRTYSLYHPSADAFASVLSEIPTKLMTAVCFNIIFYFMVNFRRNAGRFFFYFLINIVATFTMSHLFRCVGSLTKTLSAAMVPAAMLLLALAIFTGFAVPETKMLGWSKWIWYINPLSYLFESLMVNEFHGREFPCAQFVPSGPAYQNITGTERVCSAVGSIPGASSVLGDDFLKTSYNYYNKHKWRGFGVGMAYAIFFFAVYLFLAEVNQGAKQNGEILVFPLSVVRRLKKQKKLSQPNSGGDIEKGSGIASTVTDRKLLQDSSESLTSSEDDVGLSKSDAIFHWRDLCYEVQIKKETRRILNNVDGWVKPGTLTALMGASGAGKTTLLDCLAERTTMGVITGNIFVNGNLRDESFPRSIGYCQQQDLHLTTATVRESLKFSAYLRQPASVPTEEKDRYVEEVIKVLEMETYADAVVGVAGEGLNVEQRKRLTIGVELVAKPALLVFLDEPTSGLDSQTAWSICQLMKKLANHGQAILCTIHQPSAMLMQEFDRLLFLKRGGETVYFGELGDGCHTMIDYFERNGAHKCPPDANPAEWMLEVVGAAPGSHANQDYHQVWRSSDEYKAVRQELDQMERELPNKTTSLMDDSEKHKSYATPLFYQIKLVCLRLFQQYYRSPGYLWAKFALTIFDNLFIGFTFFKADRSLQGLQNQMLSIFMFTVLFNNLLQQYLPLFVQQRNLYEARERSSRVFSWKAFIVSQIVVEVPWNILAGTLAYLIYYYAVGFYSNASAAGQLHERGALFWLFSIGFYVYIGSMGVLCISFMELAETAANLASLLFTMCLSFCGVMVTKDVIPRFWIFMYRCNPLTYLIEAFLALGIANVNVTCSDYELIKFTPVPGQTCGEYMAPYIQKAGTGYLQDPNATDVCQFCQFSYTNDFLATLGCKYSHRWRNYGIFISFIVFNYVAAVFFYWLAREPKSKGKICKKKEEKSKK; encoded by the coding sequence ATGGGTTTACCTGAAGAGCCGCAGGACAACTCGTCCGGGTCTTCCGATGTGCCCGTTTACAACGGTTTTGACGTCAAGGCACAGGAAAAGGTGCGGCAGCTGGCTAGAACGTTGACCGAACAGAGTGCGAGTGGGTCTATTGGTGCTGGTGGTCATACTGCAGATGATGGAGCCGTCGTTGAGCGGGGAGACGCACAATCTTTGTTCTCAGTGCGCTCCCGGGCGGGTGTGAACCCTGTGTTTGACGGCGAGAGCGATGCACAATACGATGCTAGATTGGATCCTAAGTCTGATGAGTTTGTAAGTGCCCAGTGGATCAAGAATATGTCGCGGTTGTCGCATGAGGACCCCGATTATTTCAAGCCTTATTCGTTGGATTGTTGTTGGCGTGACCTCTCGGCATCGGGAGCGTCCGCTGACGTGGCGTATCAAAGCACCTTCGTGAATGCTCCAAAGAAATACCTGGGGCAGGCATACAGAGCCATTACTCCTGCTAAGGAGGTTAATAGGtttgagatcttgaagcccATGGATGGGCTGCTCAATCCGGGCGAATTGTTGGTCGTGCTTGGTAGACCGGGTTCCGGTTGCACAACGCTGTTGaaatcgatttcttccaataCTCACGGgttcaagatctcgaaGGAGTCCCACGTCTCCTACAAGGGAATCTCGCCACGGGATATCAACAAGCATTTCAGAGGCGAAGTAGTTTACAATGCAGAGGCAGATATCCATTTGCCTCATTTGACCGTGTACCAGACGTTACTCACGGTGGCTCGTTTAAAGACGCCAGCGAACCGTGTGAAAGGCGTGTCCCGTGAAGCTTGGGCCCACCACATGACCGAGGTTGCCATGGCTACCTACGGTCTATCTCATACCAGAAACACTAAAGTTGGTAACGATATCGTTAGAGGTGTCTCAGGTGGTGAGAGAAAGCGTGTCTCGATCGCTGAAGTGGCCATCTGTGGTTCCAAGTTCCAATGTTGGGATAACGCTACTAGAGGTTTGGACTCGGCAACGGCTTTGGAGTTTGTTCGTGCTTTGAAAACACAAGCGGATATCGCTAATACTGCCGCTGCTGTGGCCATCTACCAGTGCTCTCAGGATGCTTATGATCTTTTCGATAAAGTCTGTGTGCTGGATGGTGGCTATCAAATATATTTCGGTCCTGCAAAGGACGCAAAACGTTatttccaagaaatggGTTACGTTTGCCCAGATAGACAAACTACGGCGGATTTCTTGACTGCAGTGACAAGTCCTGCCGAGAGAATCGTTAATGAGGAATTTATCAAGAAAGGAATCAGAGTTCCACAAACGCCTAAGGAAATGTCTGATTATTGGAGAAATTCTTCAGAGTACCGCAAACTGATTGCGCAGATTGATGCCAAGATGGCTGAGaatgacgaggaagaacgTGTTCGTATTAAGGAATCCCACATTGCAAGTCAGTCGAAGAGAGCTCGTGCGTCGTCTCCTTACATGGTAAGTTATATGATGCAGGTTAAATACCTGCTGATCAGAAACGTGTGGAGAATACGAAACAGTTCAGCGATTGCATTATTTCAAGTGATCGGTAATTCGGTAATGGCACTGATTCTTGGTTCCATGTTTTACCAGGTTATGAAAGGTGACTCAACAGCAACTTTCTATTTCCGTGGTTCTGCCATGTTCTTTGGTCTCCTGTTTAATGCTTTCTCGTCTCTATTGGAAATTTTCTCTCTTTACGAGGCTAGACCTATCACTGAAAAGCATAGAACTTATTCATTATATCATCCAAGTGCAGACGCATTTGCTTCAGTGCTTTCTGAAATCCCAACCAAATTGATGACCGCCGTCTGTTTCAACATCATCTTTTATTTCATGGTTAACTTTAGAAGGAATGCTGGCAGATTTTTCTTTTATTTCTTAATTAACATCGTGGCCACTTTTACAATGTCCCATTTGTTCAGATGCGTTGGCTCCTTGACCAAGACTTTATCCGCCGCCATGGTTCCCGCCGCTATGTTATTGCTGGCTTTAGCAATCTTTACTGGTTTCGCAGTTCCAGAAACAAAGATGTTGGGTTGGTCTAAATGGATTTGGTATATTAATCCGCTGTCTtatctttttgaatctcTAATGGTGAATGAGTTCCATGGCAGAGAGTTTCCCTGCGCGCAATTCGTTCCCTCTGGACCAGCCTACCAAAATATTACTGGCACAGAAAGGGTCTGTTCGGCCGTTGGATCCATCCCAGGAGCGTCTAGTGTTCTCGGTGATGATTTCCTAAAGACTAGTTATAACTATTACAACAAACACAAATGGCGTGGATTCGGTGTAGGTATGGCCTATgctattttcttctttgcggtctatctcttcctcgCTGAAGTTAATCAGGGAGCCAAGCAAAATGGTGAAATTCTGGTCTTTCCACTCTCTGTTGTTCgcagattgaagaagcagaagaaattgagtCAACCCAACTCTGGAGGTGATATCGAAAAGGGAAGTGGGATCGCTTCTACTGTCACTGATCGTAAGTTATTACAGGACTCTTCAGAGTCTCTTACTTCTTCAGAGGATGACGTTGGTTTGAGCAAATCGGATGCGATCTTCCACTGGAGAGATCTTTGTTACGAAGTtcaaatcaagaaagaaactAGAAGAATTCTGAATAACGTGGATGGTTGGGTCAAACCAGGTACTCTTACTGCTTTGATGGGTGCATCTGGTGCAGGTAAGACTACTCTGTTAGACTGTTTGGCCGAGAGGACTACTATGGGTGTGATCACCGGTAATATTTTTGTTAATGGCAATCTACGTGATGAGTCTTTTCCAAGATCCATCGGTTACTGTCAACAACAAGATTTACATCTAACGACTGCCACCGTCAgagaatctttgaaattttccGCCTACCTACGTCAACCTGCGAGCGTTCCTACCGAGGAGAAGGACAGGTACGTAGAAGAGGTTATCAAGGTCTTGGAGATGGAAACTTACGCTGACGCCGTTGTCGGCGTTGCCGGTGAGGGTCTGAACGTTGagcagagaaagagattAACTATTGGGGTAGAGTTGGTCGCTAAACCTGCTCTTTTGGTGTTCTTAGATGAGCCCACTTCTGGTTTGGACTCTCAAACTGCTTGGTCTATCTGtcaattgatgaagaagctggcTAATCACGGCCAAGCCATTTTGTGTACAATTCATCAACCTTCAGCTATGTTGATGCAAGAATTTGATCGCTTGCTCTTTTTGAAACGTGGCGGTGAGACAGTCTATTTTGGCGAATTGGGTGATGGATGTCACACCATGATCGACTACTTCGAGCGCAATGGAGCTCACAAGTGCCCACCCGATGCAAATCCCGCGGAGTGGATGCTGGAAGTCGTCGGTGCAGCTCCCGGCAGTCACGCCAATCAAGATTACCATCAAGTTTGGAGAAGCTCTGATGAGTACAAAGCCGTCAGACAAGAACTGGATCAAATGGAAAGAGAACTTCCAAACAAGACGACTTCTTTGATGGATGATTCCGAAAAGCATAAATCGTATGCAACACCTCTATTTTACCAGATAAAATTAGTTTGCCTCCGTTTATTCCAACAGTATTACAGATCTCCTGGGTACTTATGGGCTAAGTTTGCATTGACGATCTTCGACAATCTTTTCATTGGTTTCACTTTTTTCAAAGCGGACAGATCTCTTCAGGGTTTGCAGAATCAAATGTTGTCCATCTTCATGTTCACCgttctcttcaacaatCTTCTGCAACAATATCTGCCTTTATTCGTTCAACAAAGGAATTTGTACGAGGCCAGGGAGCGCTCGTCTAGGGTTTTCTCATGGAAAGCATTCATTGTGTCTCAAATAGTGGTAGAAGTTCCTTGGAATATCCTCGCCGGTACTTTAGCATATCTAATCTACTACTATGCTGTCGGGTTCTATTCCAACGCCTCTGCCGCTGGCCAATTGCATGAAAGAGGTGCCCTATTTTGGCTGTTTTCGATTGGTTTCTACGTTTACATTGGATCCATGGGTGTACTGTGTATCTCTTTCATGGAGCTCGCAGAAACTGCAGCAAACTTGGCATCACTGTTGTTCACGATGTGCTTATCCTTCTGTGGTGTCATGGTGACGAAAGATGTTATTCCTCGTTTCTGGATTTTCATGTACAGATGCAATCCATTGACTTACTTGATTGAAGCCTTTTTGGCTCTGGGTATCGCCAATGTGAATGTCACATGCTCTGATTACGAACTAATCAAATTTACACCTGTTCCTGGACAGACTTGCGGTGAATATATGGCACCGTACATCCAAAAGGCAGGTACTGGCTATTTGCAAGACCCTAATGCGACCGACGTATGCCAATTTTGTCAATTCTCTTACACTAATGATTTCTTAGCGACTCTCGGGTGCAAGTACAGTCACAGATGGAGGAACTATGGTATTTTCATATCGTTCATTGTGTTCAACTACGTTGCCGCCGTCTTCTTTTATTGGTTAGCAAGAGAGCCAAAATCGAAAGGcaagatctgcaagaagaaggaagaaaaatcgAAAAAATGA
- the ISN1 gene encoding IMP 5'-nucleotidase (ancestral locus Anc_5.501), translating to MSSRYRVEYHLKSHRKDEFVEWIKGLLATPFVLHAVSHDVDDLTTTQRVRSQYAEIFKDIEGLVSNKIDFDSRNGQLEENDDSEVKYDLIGKSRLNQLVPSIGSFFTELPLEKAFLWEDSQRGISERRMVAPSFNDVRRILNTAQLFYFADKRKKYHYNQLKLVTFDGDVTLYDDGGSLDYTNPVIPYIVKLLQNDIRVGIVTAAGYDEPSQYERRLEGLIVAVHDSSSLSLEQKHNLTVMGGESNYLFRYYENEDNKFGFRTIEQDEWILSHMTEWDQSDVDQTLDFAEKTLRSLKDRLHLPEETALVRKKRAVGIVPGERYDPVAQRRVHVKLEREQLEEVVLTLQATLETFPPARRIKFSCFDGGSDVWCDIGGKDLGLRVLQNYYSPEDPIRPSQTLHVGDQFAPVGSANDFKARLAGCTLWIASPAETVFFLSRLGFS from the coding sequence ATGTCTTCGAGGTATAGGGTTGAGTACCATTTGAAAAGTCACCGCAAGGATGAGTTTGTGGAGTGGATCAAGGGATTGCTAGCGACGCCGTTCGTGCTGCATGCAGTTTCGCACGATGTGGACGATTTGACGACCACACAGAGGGTGAGGTCGCAGTATGCGGAAATATTCAAGGATATTGAGGGCCTGGTCTCGAACAAGATCGATTTTGACTCTAGAAATGGTCAGCTGGAGGAAAACGACGACAGTGAGGTAAAGTACGATTTGATAGGCAAGTCCCGGTTGAACCAGCTGGTTCCAAGCATCGGTAGTTTCTTTACAGAGCTTCCCCTCGAAAAGGCGTTCCTGTGGGAAGACTCCCAGAGGGGAATATCTGAGCGTAGAATGGTGGCTCCGAGCTTTAACGATGTTAGAAGGATATTGAATACGGCACAGCTCTTCTATTTCGCCGATAAGAGAAAAAAATACCATTATAACCAATTGAAGCTGGTCACTTTTGATGGGGATGTCACTCTGTATGATGACGGTGGGTCGCTTGACTACACAAACCCTGTCATCCCTTACATTGTTAAGTTGCTGCAGAACGACATCCGCGTTGGGATTGTCACCGCGGCTGGTTACGATGAACCATCGCAGTATGAGCGCAGACTGGAGGGCCTCATTGTTGCGGTTCACGACTCTTCAAGTTTATCGTTGGAACAGAAACACAACCTGACAGTTATGGGAGGCGAGTCGAATTATCTGTTCCGTTATTATGAGAACGAGGATAATAAATTTGGCTTCAGAACAATTGAGCAAGACGAGTGGATCCTTTCCCACATGACGGAGTGGGATCAGTCAGATGTGGATCAAACACTTGATTTCGCTGAAAAGACGCTCCGCAGTCTCAAGGACAGATTGCACCTCCCGGAAGAGACAGCGCTCgtgaggaagaaaagggcAGTTGGCATCGTGCCTGGTGAAAGATATGATCCGGTTGCGCAAAGGCGAGTTCACGTAAAGCTTGAGAGAGAGCAGCTTGAGGAAGTCGTTCTCACTTTGCAGGCTACCCTTGAAACCTTCCCGCCGGCCAGACGCATTAAATTTAGTTGTTTTGATGGTGGTAGTGATGTTTGGTGCGACATTGGTGGCAAAGATCTAGGATTGCGTGTGTTGCAGAACTATTACAGCCCTGAAGATCCTATCAGGCCCAGTCAAACTTTGCATGTGGGAGACCAGTTTGCGCCTGTGGGGTCTGCAAATGACTTCAAGGCCAGATTGGCGGGTTGCACGCTATGGATCGCATCCCCCGCGGAAACAGtgttttttctttctcGCCTTGGGTTTTCGTAA